Within the Salvia hispanica cultivar TCC Black 2014 chromosome 4, UniMelb_Shisp_WGS_1.0, whole genome shotgun sequence genome, the region TGGGAGCGGCTCGAGGCGTGCAAATTCTTTtacaaattatgaaaatatttattattatattaagatctttacaaattttacaaattaaattccacaggattatttaaattttttgaagttaAAGATAAATGAAcaaacttaattttaattctttatgtaatttataatttgatggttaaaatatatactaataaaaaaattaaaaaatgcgATCGAATCTTATTAATATGGTcctactaattaaattaaaaaataaaaatatcatatataaTACACACACATCAGCTAGCAATGATGACTGACTGCTACCTAATCTTTTTTAACAATTCTTAAGCACGAGTGTACACTACtcaatgatattaatattcttgcatttttttacaaattaaatatatatgaaattattaaaccTTCAAGATGTCTGGTAAAAGAATGACATGAAAAGGGAACAAACATGGTCTATATTTAACAATAGGACTTTAAATTGTACggacatttatttttatttaaatattgttttcCAACCAATCTTGTCGGagttaattaagaaaattaaaataaaaggctAGCTAGCTATAATTACTATCAAACATTTTTTCACctcaaatgaaattattgatCTCCATCATCATGAATTTAATAATCACTTTACTCGAGTACTGATCTTCCCAAATCCTGTTTTTTTCCTATTATATCTTGTCtcaatttattgttttacaaAGTACACTTCTAATAATATAGGTAACTACGATGGTTATGTAGAATTAATTACCTTCGAAACCCACTAAAGTACAATATAAAACGGCAAATATATTGGCGACAGTGAACTAGTCGAATGCATGTTAAagagttaaataatttatgtagaATGATATTTTGTGTAGTTAATTTGATAAGGTTGATAAAACAAACTGttattttctcaataaaagaatttaatagTCAAATTCCgctttgtttaattaaaatgactaACTTTGAAAAAATCGCATTTGTCTCGCGATGATATTATCCGGGCAGATGAGTTGCTGAATAGTGACAATGTATACATACATTAATATGATGACGTGGACGAGAAAACAACGTTGTTTCCACTCTTCATTAATTTATCACTCTCTAATTTACATTTCGTCCCATCCATGTTGTGCCTGGTCACAAGATTCATGTAAACATTCCATATGTCAATTGCAACTTCaactttttccaaatttgattaaatacgataattgaatttatttaaaacgCAGtgaattattcaaattttggaaaacTGCAGACTGCAGTGCAAaccagaaaatgaaataaccTGAGTATTAATTATGACTTCATTAACAATTAATCCTTAAAGAAATTATCACACAAAAAAGAATAGATAAAGTGAAGAGTGACAAGTGTGACACCAAATCACTCCCACATGAGGTTTATGTAGCTTCCACTCAAACTGCCAAAAAACATCACATGATATCCAGAAATGACACTGATTTCTAAGTAAAATAGTATTacaaatataagaaaacaaGAGTAGATCATAAACTAGTTACACAttaatttactatatttgattCACCACAACATGGCTTTGGACAGTTTGGCTTTGTCCCTATAGTTGTGTCATGTGTGGAATACCTTCAACACTCATAccaaaaacaagaagaaaaaacacaTCAAATCATAGCTAGTGATTCAATGTTATGACATCatcaaaatatacataaaatagaaacttaATTATCTACTAGATCTTGGGACATAGACAATTGATTCGGAAATTGCACATGTTTTCTTGCAAGAAGTGTACATGCTTATGAATCCAAATCTATCACTCAAACTCCCCTTATTCCAAATGTTTGCACAATCATCATCTTTGGAGCATTCCATCATTGCTGCAAAAAATGGATCTTTTTTAGACCTATGGAGGTGCTTCTTCTCTTCTTGGCTCCGCCACTTCTTGGCGGCGGCAGGTGGTGgagggaggaggaggcggGGGCCGGAGGGCTCGGTTTTCTTTGGGATTCCGGGGGTTTTCTCCCAAGAGAAAGGGATTCTTATCAAGTTTAGAGGGGTGATTGGGCTAGGGGGAGGGGAAGGATGGTTGAGGAGGAATGGTGATGATTCTAGGGAGGAATCCGAGGAGTTTGAGCGCGACGACGATGACAACGACAGCGTCCGGCGGGAGGTTGGCCTGAGTTTTGGGGTGGAGGAGGGAGTTTGGTTTTTGATAGAGAGGGtttgaggaggaggagtggaaggcatttttagtttggtttAGAGGAAATGAGGTGTGGTTTGTGTTAATTATAGAACTAGGGCCCAATATTTATGCAAGATTATTGGTTGtccttttcttgttttaaatATCGCAATTTTATGGTACTTGGTTTGTGTTAGTGAAAGTGATGTCATTAAGTGGTTACTTGACTTCACGTGTTTATGATCACAAAATGTtagttgaaattaaaataaaactaaggCTAACAAGAGTATATTGAATTGTTATTGGGTCAACTTAATAGTGATCGAATTCGTTAAGTTGAAACTCAAATACGATATATTAAGGTAATTTTCCATTCAAACATTGACTTGGTATGCTATATTCAAACTCATACATACAAATCTTTGGCGACACGACAAGATAATCATACCAAGTAAATTATCAAAACAGCTAAAATGTATCGTTTTATACACTAGTATACGAACAACACATAATaatccaatataaaaataaaagtactaACCACTAAACTAGCTACatagtttataaaaaaagagagtacTAAATCGTTTTCCACTTAAGAAGAGATGATTGAGCACGCTAAAACTCCATAAGGCAATAATGAATGGTCGAATTCCTTCAATCAAACATAAATTGATAGATTTCAGCATTTAATTAATGAGTAATCTATTTTcgagaaatttatttttaaatcgggctatatcaatattattttacaaattttaattttattacttttatatatagttatatatattaggA harbors:
- the LOC125224153 gene encoding uncharacterized protein LOC125224153, whose amino-acid sequence is MPSTPPPQTLSIKNQTPSSTPKLRPTSRRTLSLSSSSRSNSSDSSLESSPFLLNHPSPPPSPITPLNLIRIPFSWEKTPGIPKKTEPSGPRLLLPPPPAAAKKWRSQEEKKHLHRSKKDPFFAAMMECSKDDDCANIWNKGSLSDRFGFISMYTSCKKTCAISESIVYVPRSSR